The following proteins are encoded in a genomic region of Populus trichocarpa isolate Nisqually-1 chromosome 13, P.trichocarpa_v4.1, whole genome shotgun sequence:
- the LOC7481718 gene encoding uncharacterized protein LOC7481718 isoform X2 — protein MFKKFSSDEVSSQNQVKASVQRKIRQSIADEYPGLEPVLDDLLPKKSPLIVVKCQNHLNLVVVNNVPLFFNIRDGPYMPTLRLLHQYPNIMKKLQVDRGAIKFVLSGANIMCPGLTSPGGALDDEVDAETPVKDNQQGNWCGQHALSQ, from the exons atgttcaaaaa gttttcaAGTGATGAAGTATCGTCACAAAACCAAGTGAAAGCATCAGTTCAACGCAAAATTCGACAAAGCATTGCTGATGAG tACCCAGGACTTGAACCAGTATTGGATGATTTGCTGCCAAAGAAATCCCCTTTAATTGTTGTTAAATg TCAGAATCATTTGAATCTGGTGGTGGTGAATAACGTgccattgttttttaatataagggATGGACCTTACATGCCTACTCTACGACTTCTTCATCAAT ATCcaaacataatgaaaaaattGCAAGTTGACAGAGGTGCCATAAAATTCGTCCTTTCTGGTGCTAACATAATGTGTCCTGGACTCACATCTCCCGGCGGTGCATTAGATGATGAAGTAGATGCAGAAACTCCTGTG AAAGACAATCAACAAGGGAATTGGTGTGGACAACATGCATTATCTCAATGA
- the LOC7481718 gene encoding uncharacterized protein LOC7481718 isoform X1 has protein sequence MFKKFSSDEVSSQNQVKASVQRKIRQSIADEYPGLEPVLDDLLPKKSPLIVVKCQNHLNLVVVNNVPLFFNIRDGPYMPTLRLLHQYPNIMKKLQVDRGAIKFVLSGANIMCPGLTSPGGALDDEVDAETPVAIMAEGKQHALAIGFTKMSAKDIKTINKGIGVDNMHYLNDGLWKMERLD, from the exons atgttcaaaaa gttttcaAGTGATGAAGTATCGTCACAAAACCAAGTGAAAGCATCAGTTCAACGCAAAATTCGACAAAGCATTGCTGATGAG tACCCAGGACTTGAACCAGTATTGGATGATTTGCTGCCAAAGAAATCCCCTTTAATTGTTGTTAAATg TCAGAATCATTTGAATCTGGTGGTGGTGAATAACGTgccattgttttttaatataagggATGGACCTTACATGCCTACTCTACGACTTCTTCATCAAT ATCcaaacataatgaaaaaattGCAAGTTGACAGAGGTGCCATAAAATTCGTCCTTTCTGGTGCTAACATAATGTGTCCTGGACTCACATCTCCCGGCGGTGCATTAGATGATGAAGTAGATGCAGAAACTCCTGTG GCTATAATGGCTGAAGGAAAGCAACATGCTCTTGCTATTGGCTTTACAAAAATGTCAGCAAAAGACAT AAAGACAATCAACAAGGGAATTGGTGTGGACAACATGCATTATCTCAATGATGGTCTTTGGAAG ATGGAGCGTTTGGATTGA